A section of the Streptomyces sp. NBC_00178 genome encodes:
- a CDS encoding helix-turn-helix domain-containing protein, translating into MESTVRDDGPDEAASDLFRVVGRQLRLLRERADLTQRELGERLEYSEDLIRSLERGRRTAQPEFLDAADELLGAGGLLRAAKEDVTRAKARARVKHPAWFRDYARLEADAVEVSFFSTLTYPGLLQTEEYARTTFMSRQPLLDEATIEQRVSARMARQETLTGWPSPMVSAVIDESVLRRSVGGRKVRTGQLEHMRHLATLRSTTIQVLPMGCEDHPALEGPFVLLTPKGGQQLAYLEVQSANRLVTDTEEVRILAARYGSIRAQALSPGESLALIEELAGER; encoded by the coding sequence CTGGAGAGCACGGTTCGCGACGACGGACCGGACGAGGCGGCGTCGGACCTGTTCCGGGTCGTCGGCCGCCAGCTCCGGCTGCTCAGGGAGCGGGCGGACCTCACCCAGCGGGAACTGGGCGAGCGGCTCGAATACAGCGAGGACCTGATCCGCTCCCTGGAGCGGGGCCGGCGCACGGCGCAGCCGGAGTTCCTGGACGCGGCGGACGAGTTGCTCGGAGCGGGCGGACTGCTGCGCGCGGCCAAGGAGGACGTCACCCGGGCGAAGGCACGGGCGCGGGTGAAGCATCCGGCGTGGTTCCGGGACTACGCGCGCCTGGAGGCGGACGCGGTGGAGGTCAGTTTCTTCAGCACGCTGACCTACCCCGGCCTCCTCCAGACGGAGGAGTACGCGCGCACCACGTTCATGTCACGCCAGCCCTTGCTGGACGAGGCGACGATCGAACAGCGCGTGAGCGCGCGGATGGCTCGCCAGGAAACGCTGACCGGGTGGCCTTCGCCGATGGTCAGCGCGGTCATCGACGAATCCGTACTGCGCAGGTCGGTCGGCGGGCGCAAGGTACGCACCGGTCAGCTCGAACACATGCGGCACCTCGCCACTCTTCGCAGCACGACGATCCAGGTGCTGCCCATGGGCTGCGAGGACCATCCCGCCCTGGAGGGGCCGTTCGTCCTGCTCACACCGAAGGGAGGGCAGCAGCTCGCCTATCTGGAGGTGCAGAGCGCGAACAGACTGGTCACCGACACGGAGGAGGTACGTATTCTGGCCGCACGGTACGGGAGTATTCGCGCCCAGGCCCTGAGCCCCGGCGAATCCCTGGCGCTGATCGAAGAGTTGGCGGGAGAGAGATGA
- a CDS encoding DUF397 domain-containing protein, with product MNGEPETTTDPVWSRSSYSAGDGGECAEVAATPHAVLVRDSKDVTRPHLTVSPARWAQFVRYAAR from the coding sequence ATGAACGGCGAACCCGAGACGACCACCGATCCTGTCTGGTCCAGGAGCAGTTACAGCGCCGGCGACGGAGGCGAGTGCGCCGAGGTCGCCGCCACCCCGCACGCCGTCCTCGTCCGTGACTCCAAGGACGTCACCCGCCCCCACCTGACCGTCTCCCCCGCCCGCTGGGCGCAGTTCGTGCGGTACGCGGCCCGCTGA
- a CDS encoding vWA domain-containing protein: MERAPDLVSLYKAAGGSVRAHGLEGVRAAVYLVLDRSGSMRPYYTDGTMQHLAEQVLSLSAHLDDDGIVPVVFFSTDVDGSTDLTLGRHQGRIDKLHANLGHMGRTNYHWAMDEVIDHYTASGSEAPALVIFQTDGGPTSKLAAERYICKAARLPLFWQFIGFGDPRDNEFAFLRKLDTLAVPTHRVVDNAGFFHAGRSPYAVNNDELYNQLLQEFPQWLTAARTAGVLA; this comes from the coding sequence ATGGAACGCGCGCCTGATCTGGTGAGCTTGTACAAGGCCGCGGGCGGGAGTGTCCGCGCGCATGGGCTCGAAGGTGTGCGGGCCGCGGTCTATCTGGTGCTGGACCGCTCAGGGTCCATGCGGCCCTACTACACGGACGGCACCATGCAGCATCTGGCCGAACAGGTGCTGTCCCTTTCGGCGCATCTCGATGATGACGGCATCGTCCCGGTCGTGTTCTTCTCCACCGATGTCGACGGTTCGACCGACCTGACGCTAGGACGGCACCAGGGCCGGATCGACAAACTCCACGCGAACCTCGGCCATATGGGACGGACGAACTACCACTGGGCGATGGACGAGGTAATCGACCACTACACGGCATCGGGCAGCGAAGCCCCGGCGCTGGTCATTTTCCAGACCGACGGCGGGCCCACCAGCAAGCTCGCTGCCGAACGTTACATCTGCAAAGCAGCCAGGCTCCCCCTGTTCTGGCAATTCATCGGATTTGGCGATCCCCGCGACAACGAATTCGCGTTCCTGCGCAAACTCGACACCCTCGCAGTCCCAACTCACCGCGTTGTCGATAATGCAGGGTTCTTCCATGCCGGTCGCTCTCCATACGCTGTCAACAACGACGAGCTCTACAACCAGCTCCTACAGGAATTCCCTCAGTGGCTCACAGCTGCCAGAACCGCCGGTGTCCTGGCATGA
- a CDS encoding restriction endonuclease yields the protein MSRRSNGLVGVWAEVQRQQQRQHAAQARYQQDQERQQRALHRDAARSYREQKAAYREQREAEARRRTQELDAKVVALQGLLAAGCRAPAFRAGLLVRAEQVEAFSPGQLGNPVPMPDPNQYQPQGGWTATRRAQAQAEARSRFERDWQAAQSAEAQCQQQLDSYQRQYRQWADAQLAEIRRHNAGIAEMTTGLRNGDEEAAVEYFSAALYASTGWPEDLPRQVSAAYDAGARQLVLNWELPRYDIVPEAKSVRYMINADQEKESPRPVAQRRALYRDVLAQCLLLVLRDLFEADEFGALESVALNGFVDDHDPTTGRRAPMFLGTVMASRSSFAELHLDQVNAVSCLVDALRGQLSSRPDQYAVVRPGRVPEDVGNGVVTHGGGEDPDLYEMDPIAFEGLVADLFRAMGMQAVTTQRSNDGGVDVDALDPTPIRGGKIVVQVKRYRNTVPPTAVRDLYGTVQDAGANKGVLVTTSGFGPGAHTFANGKPLELVAGTELVDLLHRHGLRGRLGNGERNVPAQRTAPDSETSTTTDHNMLGMYWSGDVALDVCALICHGNRVLSDDHFVFFNNPRTPDGTVRMLTPVAPDRAAIQVTFDALPTQADRLVVIAAVDPEVNPAADLSGFADAGIRLLDSEGTSLDQLEVSDGRVHETALVLGSFRRRSNGDWEFVTGGKGYRGGLEELVQEYGIEVD from the coding sequence ATGAGTCGTCGCTCCAATGGTTTGGTCGGTGTCTGGGCTGAAGTGCAGCGTCAGCAGCAGCGTCAGCATGCAGCGCAAGCCAGATACCAACAGGATCAGGAGAGGCAACAGCGAGCCCTCCACCGAGACGCCGCACGAAGCTACCGTGAGCAGAAGGCTGCGTACCGGGAGCAGCGTGAGGCAGAGGCTCGGCGGCGTACGCAGGAACTGGATGCGAAGGTCGTCGCGTTGCAGGGCCTGTTGGCGGCGGGGTGTCGAGCACCCGCGTTCAGAGCCGGCCTGTTGGTCCGGGCGGAGCAGGTCGAAGCCTTCTCCCCAGGACAGCTCGGCAACCCCGTGCCCATGCCGGATCCGAACCAGTATCAGCCGCAGGGCGGATGGACCGCCACACGGCGTGCCCAGGCTCAGGCGGAGGCCCGGTCGCGGTTCGAGCGCGACTGGCAGGCCGCGCAGTCCGCTGAGGCCCAGTGCCAGCAGCAGTTGGATTCCTACCAGCGTCAGTATCGACAGTGGGCGGACGCACAACTGGCGGAGATCCGTCGGCACAATGCCGGAATCGCGGAGATGACGACGGGCCTCCGTAACGGTGACGAGGAGGCCGCGGTGGAGTACTTCTCCGCTGCTCTCTACGCGTCGACCGGATGGCCTGAAGACCTGCCGCGCCAGGTATCGGCTGCCTACGACGCCGGAGCGCGGCAGTTGGTACTGAACTGGGAGTTGCCGCGGTACGACATCGTCCCGGAAGCCAAGTCGGTGCGATACATGATCAACGCCGATCAGGAGAAGGAATCTCCCCGGCCGGTCGCGCAGCGTCGTGCCCTCTATCGGGATGTGCTCGCGCAATGTCTTCTGCTCGTCCTGCGCGACCTCTTCGAAGCCGACGAGTTCGGAGCGTTGGAATCGGTTGCTCTGAACGGGTTCGTGGACGATCACGATCCGACGACCGGCAGGCGGGCACCGATGTTCCTCGGCACTGTCATGGCCTCGCGCTCGAGCTTCGCCGAACTGCACCTGGACCAGGTGAACGCCGTCAGCTGTCTGGTGGACGCGTTGCGAGGGCAGCTGTCATCGCGCCCCGATCAGTACGCGGTGGTACGGCCCGGTCGTGTGCCTGAGGACGTAGGCAACGGCGTGGTCACCCACGGGGGCGGTGAAGACCCGGATCTGTATGAAATGGATCCCATCGCCTTCGAAGGGCTGGTCGCTGACTTGTTCCGAGCCATGGGCATGCAGGCTGTGACCACACAGCGCTCGAACGACGGGGGTGTGGACGTCGATGCCCTGGACCCGACTCCGATCCGCGGAGGCAAGATCGTTGTACAGGTCAAGCGCTACCGCAACACCGTGCCACCCACAGCGGTCCGGGACCTGTACGGGACAGTCCAGGACGCCGGCGCCAACAAGGGGGTCCTGGTCACGACGTCGGGCTTCGGTCCCGGTGCGCACACCTTCGCGAACGGCAAGCCGCTTGAACTGGTGGCGGGCACCGAACTCGTCGATCTGCTGCACCGTCATGGGCTACGGGGGCGACTGGGCAACGGCGAGCGCAACGTGCCGGCTCAGCGGACCGCGCCGGACAGCGAGACCAGCACCACCACCGACCACAACATGTTGGGCATGTACTGGTCGGGCGATGTCGCGCTGGACGTGTGCGCGCTCATCTGCCACGGCAACCGCGTTCTCAGCGACGACCACTTCGTCTTCTTCAACAATCCACGGACACCGGACGGCACGGTTCGCATGCTCACCCCGGTCGCACCGGACAGAGCCGCCATCCAGGTCACCTTTGACGCCCTGCCGACGCAAGCAGACCGGCTCGTTGTGATCGCCGCCGTTGATCCAGAAGTCAACCCCGCCGCCGACCTGAGCGGATTCGCCGATGCCGGCATTCGGCTGCTCGACTCCGAGGGGACTTCACTCGACCAACTGGAAGTATCGGATGGCCGCGTACACGAGACCGCCCTCGTCCTCGGGTCCTTCCGGCGCCGTTCCAACGGCGACTGGGAGTTCGTCACGGGCGGCAAAGGATACCGAGGCGGCCTGGAAGAGCTGGTCCAGGAGTACGGCATCGAGGTGGATTAG
- a CDS encoding DUF1349 domain-containing protein: MTVIEIPELPFGLEPYGPDGGWTYENGVLNGTAGPKQDRFVPPGGGTLESASDAPRLLGAVPEGDFQLIARVRVGFAAAFDAGVLYLHVGEREWAKLCLELSPERPTVCTVVTRGQSDDVNSAFVDGDTHWLRLSRTGGSFAFHASDDGEHWTFVRVFTLGTEQERATARIGFLAQSPTGDGCAVSFDRIAYRPTGPAGQRDGS; this comes from the coding sequence ATGACGGTCATCGAGATCCCCGAACTGCCCTTCGGCCTGGAGCCCTACGGCCCCGACGGCGGCTGGACGTACGAGAACGGCGTGCTGAACGGCACCGCGGGCCCGAAGCAGGACCGTTTCGTCCCGCCGGGCGGCGGGACCCTGGAATCCGCATCCGACGCGCCGCGCCTCCTGGGCGCGGTACCGGAGGGCGACTTCCAGCTCATCGCGCGGGTGCGCGTCGGCTTCGCCGCGGCGTTCGACGCGGGCGTGCTCTACCTCCACGTCGGCGAGCGCGAGTGGGCGAAGCTCTGCCTCGAACTCTCGCCGGAGCGCCCCACGGTCTGCACCGTGGTCACCCGCGGCCAGTCCGACGACGTCAACTCCGCCTTCGTGGACGGGGACACGCACTGGCTGCGGCTCAGCCGCACCGGCGGCTCGTTCGCGTTCCACGCCTCCGACGACGGCGAACACTGGACCTTCGTCCGCGTCTTCACCCTGGGTACCGAGCAGGAGCGGGCCACGGCACGCATCGGCTTCCTCGCCCAGTCGCCCACGGGCGACGGCTGCGCGGTGTCGTTCGACCGGATCGCCTACCGGCCCACCGGCCCGGCCGGTCAGCGCGACGGCAGCTGA
- a CDS encoding aldehyde dehydrogenase (NADP(+)), whose translation MAAAPVWSVDPRTGNPREQVAVEATAEEVDRAVRAAHAVRGALADRTVRAAFLRTAADLLTEAQEHVVEAADAETALGPARLTGELARTAAQLRAFAEVVDEGAFLDIHIDHEDGSRTPPWPDLRRYKIPLGVVAVYAASNFPLAFSVPGGDTASALAAGCPVVVKAHPDHPATSELCASILRRAAARHGLPEDVLTVVHGFDAGVELVRHPLVSAAGFTGSIRGGRALFDAAAARPAPIPFHGELGSLNPVVVTEAAAAERAEQIGAGLGGSMTMGVGQFCTKPGFVFAPSGAAGDQLLKSLTEAVSGTGAGVMLDHRMRDAFVQGVAERAALPDVEAPVTPGAGGEHTVSPGFLTVPAQRLAQEGPHDALLEECFGPVTVVARYDSAEEITTVLSRLPGNLTATLHIATEETDESAAGLLAELTPLAGRVLVNGWPTGVAVAPAQHHGGPYPATTSTSTSVGATAIERWLRPVSYQSTPEALLPPELREDNPLGLPRRVDGRSA comes from the coding sequence GTGGCAGCAGCACCAGTCTGGAGCGTCGACCCCCGTACGGGGAACCCGCGTGAGCAGGTCGCGGTGGAGGCTACAGCGGAGGAGGTCGACCGTGCCGTCCGGGCGGCGCACGCCGTGCGCGGCGCGCTGGCCGACCGCACCGTGCGCGCCGCCTTCCTGCGCACCGCCGCGGACCTCCTCACGGAGGCCCAGGAGCACGTCGTCGAGGCCGCCGACGCGGAGACCGCACTCGGCCCGGCCCGGCTCACCGGCGAACTCGCCCGCACCGCAGCCCAGCTGCGCGCCTTCGCGGAGGTCGTCGACGAAGGCGCCTTCCTCGACATCCACATCGACCACGAGGACGGCAGCAGGACCCCGCCCTGGCCGGACCTGCGCCGCTACAAGATCCCGCTCGGCGTCGTCGCCGTCTACGCGGCCAGCAACTTCCCGCTCGCCTTCTCCGTCCCCGGCGGCGACACCGCGAGCGCACTCGCCGCGGGCTGCCCGGTCGTCGTCAAGGCGCACCCCGACCACCCGGCGACCTCCGAACTCTGCGCCTCGATCCTGCGCCGGGCGGCGGCGCGGCACGGTCTGCCCGAGGACGTCCTGACCGTGGTGCACGGCTTCGACGCGGGCGTCGAGCTCGTCAGGCACCCGCTCGTCTCGGCCGCCGGCTTCACCGGCTCCATCCGCGGCGGCCGGGCCCTCTTCGACGCGGCAGCCGCCCGGCCCGCGCCGATCCCCTTCCACGGGGAACTCGGCTCCCTCAACCCCGTCGTCGTCACCGAGGCCGCCGCCGCCGAACGCGCGGAGCAGATCGGCGCCGGGCTCGGCGGCTCCATGACCATGGGCGTCGGACAGTTCTGCACCAAGCCCGGCTTCGTGTTCGCGCCCTCCGGCGCTGCGGGCGACCAGCTGCTCAAGTCCCTGACCGAGGCCGTCAGCGGCACCGGCGCCGGAGTCATGCTCGACCACCGGATGCGCGACGCCTTCGTCCAGGGTGTGGCCGAGCGGGCCGCCCTCCCGGACGTCGAAGCCCCGGTCACCCCAGGCGCGGGCGGCGAACACACCGTCTCCCCGGGCTTCCTCACCGTCCCGGCGCAGCGGCTCGCCCAGGAGGGCCCGCACGACGCCCTGCTGGAGGAGTGCTTCGGCCCGGTCACCGTCGTCGCGCGCTACGACTCGGCCGAGGAGATCACCACCGTGCTCTCCCGTCTCCCCGGCAACCTCACGGCCACCCTCCACATCGCCACGGAGGAGACCGACGAAAGCGCCGCCGGACTGCTGGCCGAGCTCACCCCGCTGGCCGGGCGCGTCCTGGTCAACGGCTGGCCGACCGGCGTCGCTGTCGCCCCCGCCCAGCACCACGGCGGCCCCTACCCGGCCACCACCTCCACCTCCACCTCGGTCGGCGCCACCGCGATCGAGCGCTGGCTGCGCCCGGTCAGCTACCAGTCGACGCCCGAGGCCCTGCTGCCGCCGGAGCTGCGGGAGGACAACCCGCTGGGCCTGCCCCGCCGGGTGGACGGGCGGAGCGCATGA
- a CDS encoding IclR family transcriptional regulator, whose protein sequence is MSVAESGGAQVKSAVRTVELLEYFAGRPGMHSLAAVQEAVGYPKSSLYMLLRTLVELGWVETDATGTRYGIGVRALLVGTSYIDGDEVVAAARPTLDRLSDDTTETIHLARLDGTNVVYLATRQSQHYLRPFTRVGRRLPAHSTSLGKALLATHSDEQVRKMLPETLPALTENTLTDREKLIEELHAVREQGYAVDREENTLGLRCFGVAIPYRTPARDAISCSVPVARLTPAHEQMVKDALFDARDRLTLATRRL, encoded by the coding sequence ATGTCGGTTGCCGAGTCTGGTGGAGCACAGGTCAAGTCCGCGGTTCGGACGGTGGAGCTCCTCGAATACTTCGCAGGGCGCCCCGGTATGCATTCGCTGGCCGCCGTGCAGGAGGCCGTGGGCTATCCCAAGTCCAGCCTCTACATGCTCCTGCGCACGCTGGTGGAGCTCGGCTGGGTGGAGACCGACGCGACGGGCACGCGGTACGGCATCGGCGTGCGCGCCCTGCTCGTGGGGACCTCGTACATCGACGGTGACGAGGTCGTCGCCGCGGCCCGCCCCACCCTGGACCGGCTCTCCGACGACACCACGGAGACGATCCACCTGGCCCGGCTGGACGGCACGAACGTGGTCTACCTCGCCACCCGGCAGTCCCAGCACTACCTGCGCCCCTTCACCCGCGTCGGCCGCCGACTGCCCGCCCACTCCACCTCGCTGGGCAAGGCGCTGCTGGCCACCCACAGCGACGAGCAGGTCCGCAAGATGCTCCCGGAGACGCTGCCGGCCCTGACCGAGAACACCCTCACCGACCGCGAGAAGCTGATCGAGGAACTGCACGCGGTCCGCGAGCAGGGCTACGCGGTGGACCGCGAGGAGAACACCCTGGGGCTGCGCTGCTTCGGCGTCGCGATCCCCTACCGCACCCCCGCGCGCGACGCGATCAGCTGTTCGGTGCCGGTCGCCCGGCTCACCCCCGCACACGAGCAGATGGTCAAGGACGCCCTGTTCGACGCCCGTGACCGGCTCACCCTTGCGACCCGGAGGCTTTGA
- a CDS encoding GNAT family N-acetyltransferase yields the protein MDVTLREVRDGDLPLFFEFTSDPEAVRMAAFTSADPSDRAMFNAHWQRIRSADTVTIRTVLADGAVVGSVGVYGPPDEREVTFWIDRAHWGRGLATAALRALLDAVPERPLHARAAADNAGSLRVLQKCGFVVTGTDQGYAEARGEDTDEAVLRLDA from the coding sequence ATGGATGTCACCCTGCGCGAGGTACGGGACGGCGACCTGCCCCTGTTCTTCGAGTTCACCAGCGACCCGGAGGCGGTCCGGATGGCCGCCTTCACCAGTGCCGACCCGTCGGACCGGGCGATGTTCAACGCCCACTGGCAGCGCATCCGGTCCGCCGACACGGTGACCATACGCACCGTGCTCGCCGACGGAGCCGTGGTGGGCAGCGTGGGCGTGTACGGGCCGCCGGACGAGCGCGAGGTCACCTTCTGGATCGACCGGGCGCACTGGGGTCGCGGGCTGGCGACCGCCGCGCTGCGGGCGCTGCTCGATGCCGTACCGGAGCGTCCGCTGCACGCGCGGGCCGCGGCCGACAACGCGGGTTCCCTGCGGGTCCTGCAGAAGTGCGGGTTCGTCGTGACCGGTACGGACCAGGGGTACGCCGAGGCCAGGGGCGAGGACACCGACGAGGCGGTCCTGCGGCTCGACGCCTGA
- a CDS encoding peptidoglycan D,D-transpeptidase FtsI family protein: MNKTIRRASVFCLLMVLALLVRATWVQGYEAKALADDDHNRRNTIAQYAQPLGDIIVAGSPVTGSKETSGDDLRYKRTYDGGGLYASVTGYSSQAYGATQLEGIYSHVLDGTDDRLKNPTDLITGKQTSPGDVLTTIDPDVQKAAAKALGDDRGAAVAMDPESGRILGMVSSPSYDPSDISGTSDGDAWQKLLDDKDKPLVNRALRQPLAPGSTFKLVVASAALENGLYDSVDQPTDSPNPYTLPGTSTVLRNESASAPCENATLRTALQYSCNNVFAKAAADLGQDKVKAMADAFGFDTEKLDVPVRAARSVYPTGMDKAQTALTGIGQFEVTATPMQMAMVSAALANGGELAAPHMVSKVTDSDGSTLEDFPDGDTERVVKASTAEQLRSAMVTVVEKGTGTNARIPGAEVGGKTGTAQNGVDNSNTPYAWFTSYAKDRSTGRQVAVAVVVEDSGSARSEVSGNGLAAPIAQKMMKAALKD, from the coding sequence ATGAACAAGACGATCAGGCGCGCTTCGGTCTTCTGCCTGCTCATGGTTCTCGCACTGCTCGTGCGGGCGACCTGGGTACAGGGGTACGAGGCCAAGGCGCTCGCAGACGACGACCACAACCGGCGGAACACGATCGCGCAGTACGCGCAGCCGCTCGGGGACATCATCGTGGCCGGCTCCCCGGTCACCGGTTCGAAGGAGACCAGCGGCGACGACCTCCGCTACAAGCGCACCTACGACGGCGGCGGGCTGTACGCGTCGGTCACCGGCTACAGCTCGCAGGCGTACGGCGCGACGCAGCTGGAGGGCATCTACAGCCATGTGCTCGACGGCACCGACGACCGGCTCAAGAACCCCACCGACCTGATCACCGGGAAGCAGACGTCCCCGGGCGACGTGCTGACCACCATCGACCCGGACGTGCAGAAGGCCGCCGCGAAGGCGCTGGGCGACGACCGGGGCGCGGCCGTCGCGATGGACCCGGAGTCCGGCCGGATCCTCGGGATGGTCTCCTCGCCGTCGTACGACCCCTCCGACATCAGCGGCACGTCGGACGGCGACGCCTGGCAGAAGCTGCTGGACGACAAGGACAAGCCCCTGGTCAACCGGGCACTGCGGCAACCGCTGGCCCCCGGCTCGACGTTCAAGCTGGTGGTGGCCTCGGCGGCACTGGAGAACGGCCTGTACGACTCCGTGGACCAGCCGACGGACAGCCCGAACCCCTACACCCTGCCGGGCACGTCCACGGTCCTGAGGAACGAGAGCGCCTCGGCCCCCTGCGAGAACGCCACGCTGCGGACGGCTCTGCAGTACTCCTGCAACAACGTCTTCGCGAAGGCGGCGGCCGACCTCGGCCAGGACAAGGTGAAGGCGATGGCGGACGCCTTCGGCTTCGACACCGAGAAGCTGGACGTGCCGGTGCGGGCGGCGCGGAGTGTGTACCCGACCGGCATGGACAAGGCGCAGACGGCGCTGACCGGCATCGGTCAGTTCGAGGTGACCGCGACCCCGATGCAGATGGCGATGGTCTCGGCGGCCCTCGCCAACGGCGGCGAGCTGGCCGCCCCGCACATGGTCTCCAAGGTCACGGACTCGGACGGCTCCACCCTGGAGGACTTCCCGGACGGCGACACCGAGCGGGTCGTGAAGGCCTCGACGGCCGAGCAGCTCCGCAGCGCCATGGTCACCGTCGTGGAGAAGGGCACCGGCACCAACGCCCGCATCCCCGGCGCCGAGGTGGGCGGCAAGACCGGAACCGCGCAGAACGGCGTGGACAACAGCAACACCCCGTACGCCTGGTTCACCTCCTACGCGAAGGACCGTTCCACCGGCAGGCAGGTCGCCGTGGCGGTGGTCGTCGAGGACTCCGGCTCGGCCCGCTCGGAGGTCAGCGGCAACGGCCTGGCCGCGCCGATCGCGCAGAAGATGATGAAGGCCGCCCTGAAGGACTGA
- a CDS encoding NCS2 family permease yields MPDRAESTVHASDPAPEPPPAAAQPGGEKRNAVDRYFSVSARGSSFGREIRGGFATFFTMAYILVLNPIILGSAEDKFGNHLSGPQLVTATALVAAVMTIVMGLAGNLPLALAAGLGLNAVVAFQLAPLMSWPDAMGLIVLEGLLICVLVVTGLREAVMEAIPPALKHAISVGIGLFVAFIGFVDAGFATRIPGETGSVPVQLGLTGQLSGWPVLVFCLGVLLTVALLARGVKGAILISIVAMTVVAVLINEFADIAPTAWGLTVPAVPGDLVAAPDFGLLGSFSLFGAFEQVGAVTIVLLVFTLLLSDFFDTMGTVVGVSSEAGLLDEDGKVPHLGRVLLIDGAAAVAGGAASASSSTSYVESTAGVGEGARTGFASLVTGGLFALALFLTPLVTVVPAQAAAPALIAVGFLLMAQVRHIDWERYEIAVPAFLTIAVMPFTYSITNGIGAGFLAYVVIQAVVGKAAKVHWLLWGASAMFVVYFAIDPVEQLLGVK; encoded by the coding sequence ATGCCGGACAGAGCCGAATCCACGGTGCACGCGAGTGACCCCGCACCGGAGCCGCCGCCCGCCGCGGCCCAGCCGGGCGGGGAGAAGCGGAACGCCGTCGACCGCTACTTCTCCGTCAGCGCCCGGGGTTCGAGCTTCGGGCGCGAGATACGTGGCGGCTTCGCGACCTTCTTCACGATGGCCTACATCCTCGTGCTCAATCCGATCATCCTCGGGTCGGCCGAGGACAAGTTCGGCAACCACCTCTCCGGGCCCCAACTCGTCACCGCCACCGCCCTGGTGGCCGCCGTGATGACGATCGTCATGGGGCTCGCCGGCAACCTTCCGCTCGCCCTCGCCGCCGGCCTCGGGCTCAACGCCGTCGTGGCCTTCCAGCTCGCGCCGCTGATGAGCTGGCCCGACGCGATGGGCCTGATCGTCCTGGAGGGCCTGCTGATCTGCGTCCTCGTGGTCACCGGGCTGCGCGAGGCGGTCATGGAGGCCATCCCGCCGGCGCTCAAGCACGCCATCAGCGTCGGCATCGGACTGTTCGTCGCCTTCATCGGTTTCGTCGACGCCGGGTTCGCCACCCGCATCCCCGGCGAGACGGGCTCCGTGCCGGTCCAGCTCGGCCTCACCGGACAGCTCTCCGGCTGGCCCGTCCTCGTCTTCTGTCTCGGGGTGCTGCTGACCGTCGCGCTGCTGGCCCGCGGGGTGAAGGGCGCGATCCTCATCAGCATCGTCGCGATGACCGTCGTGGCCGTCCTCATCAACGAGTTCGCCGACATCGCACCCACCGCCTGGGGCCTGACCGTGCCCGCCGTCCCCGGTGACCTGGTGGCCGCACCGGACTTCGGGCTGCTCGGCTCGTTCAGCCTCTTCGGGGCGTTCGAACAGGTCGGGGCCGTCACGATCGTGCTGCTCGTCTTCACCCTGCTGCTCAGCGACTTCTTCGACACCATGGGCACGGTCGTCGGCGTCTCCAGCGAGGCCGGACTCCTCGACGAGGACGGCAAGGTCCCCCACCTCGGCCGGGTCCTGCTCATCGACGGCGCGGCGGCCGTCGCGGGCGGGGCGGCGTCCGCCTCCTCCAGCACGTCCTACGTCGAGTCGACCGCCGGCGTCGGCGAGGGCGCCCGCACCGGCTTCGCGTCCCTGGTCACGGGCGGTCTCTTCGCCCTGGCCCTGTTCCTCACCCCGCTGGTCACGGTCGTCCCCGCCCAGGCGGCGGCTCCCGCGCTGATCGCCGTCGGCTTCCTGCTGATGGCCCAGGTGCGGCACATCGACTGGGAGAGGTACGAGATCGCCGTCCCGGCCTTCCTCACCATCGCCGTGATGCCCTTCACCTACTCGATCACCAACGGCATCGGGGCCGGCTTCCTCGCGTACGTCGTGATCCAGGCGGTCGTCGGCAAGGCCGCGAAGGTCCACTGGCTGCTGTGGGGAGCGTCGGCGATGTTCGTCGTCTACTTCGCCATCGACCCCGTCGAGCAGCTGCTCGGCGTGAAGTAG
- a CDS encoding SigE family RNA polymerase sigma factor, protein MSTVADDAASAAFQAFFEAHYAELTRFAHLLTGEADTADDLAADALTALWQRWDRVAGAEHPVAYARGVVANLARSRIRGAVRERRRIALFWAPRGAGGCPAADGPDVPAVVDVREALRRLPFRKRACVVLRHAFDLSERDTSLVLGVSLGTVKSQTSRGAAELQRLLGGEFAAAAGRD, encoded by the coding sequence GTGAGTACGGTCGCCGACGATGCGGCTTCCGCCGCGTTCCAGGCGTTCTTCGAGGCGCACTATGCCGAACTCACGCGCTTCGCACACCTGTTGACCGGTGAGGCCGACACCGCGGACGACCTGGCCGCCGACGCCCTGACGGCGCTCTGGCAGCGCTGGGACCGTGTCGCGGGCGCCGAGCATCCGGTGGCCTATGCCAGAGGGGTCGTCGCCAACCTGGCCCGCTCCCGCATCCGCGGCGCGGTGCGGGAACGGCGGCGGATCGCCCTGTTCTGGGCCCCGCGCGGGGCGGGTGGCTGCCCTGCCGCGGACGGGCCCGACGTCCCGGCCGTCGTGGACGTGCGGGAGGCGCTGCGCCGGCTGCCGTTCCGGAAGCGGGCGTGCGTGGTCCTGCGCCACGCCTTCGACCTGTCCGAACGGGACACCTCGCTCGTCCTCGGTGTCTCGCTCGGCACGGTCAAGAGCCAGACCTCCAGGGGTGCGGCGGAACTCCAGCGCCTGCTCGGCGGTGAGTTCGCGGCGGCAGCGGGGCGGGACTGA